In Citrobacter sp. RHB25-C09, the following proteins share a genomic window:
- a CDS encoding DUF1482 family protein produces MGTLYALVLTIAMANGDFQEGIIGVYGSKEQCESAASEQSSITDCYPLEGIVQNGELPKHFKDR; encoded by the coding sequence ATGGGAACTCTGTACGCATTAGTGCTGACGATCGCCATGGCAAACGGAGACTTCCAGGAAGGCATCATCGGCGTATACGGAAGCAAGGAACAGTGTGAATCCGCAGCCAGTGAGCAAAGCAGTATCACTGATTGTTATCCGCTCGAAGGTATCGTTCAAAACGGAGAGTTGCCAAAACACTTTAAGGACAGGTGA
- a CDS encoding YdaE family protein, giving the protein MKKECGYCHKPVEEGAEVKSTLLYLNGTQLAQKEKEYCSKQCAEYDQMAHES; this is encoded by the coding sequence ATGAAAAAAGAATGTGGTTATTGCCACAAGCCTGTTGAAGAAGGCGCAGAAGTAAAGAGTACCCTGCTCTATCTCAACGGTACGCAACTGGCACAGAAAGAAAAAGAATATTGCTCTAAACAATGCGCTGAATACGACCAGATGGCGCACGAAAGTTAA
- a CDS encoding RecE family exodeoxyribonuclease: MSGTNPVFLVRKAKKSSGQKDAVLWCSDDFEAANATLDYLLIKSGAKLKDYFKAVATNFPVVNDLPPEGELSLTFCDFYQLGRDNMTWAQIPGVTLPSSEAVAAASQRIVDGVDTETGEVLEDHTETFGNEEGVKTSGSSPELTVVATMPFRHRVLAQLIGEGEYLYHVDTEQKKAIRELEMDTDNSYVQNLLLAAENVQEFKKAIEHDIHKAVKAVVTVFPIDGRIPELALLIRFLKTWFDTEYIDRGLLVKEWAKGNRVSQIQRTTSGTNAGGGIKTDRHPELNHDLNSLDIEIALATLPMDFNIYECPGSVYRRAKEIFQKKESPFKEWSVALRETPGILDYSRAAIFALIRGAGENVHHFPVSLRRYINANLTESNHEKPTAETLSAARHVPEKDAVEEIDRLDAERGEFVEGISEPTETSAQPQVGNLGGGIFSIEGLMGETASNEGEKTEVEATSDVQVQETDGDEEQDTDALQTDESDAGTVEETVSVESAADILAAGAPSLANPEQDDVNQNSDSVSQNIDSVSHSEPEVQQTEPEAQQDEPDPEQAWPEYFEPGRYEAVPNDVYHAANGISSTMVKDARVSLMYYDGRHVSKTIKKERSKVLDMGNLVHALALQPEILDEEFSIEPVIPEGVLTTTATIRAVIDDYNNSLPALLSADDIKRFIEEYNATLPAQVPLGASLEETGHSYMELPEEFQRIDDGQKQTAAAMKACIKEYNATLPAQVKTSGSRDALLDQLAIINPDLVAQEAQKPQPLKVSGTKADLIQAVKAVKPELVFADELLDAWRENPGDKILVTRQQYATALAIQSALYAHPEAGKLLQNPTRAVEVSYFGIDDDTGLEIRVRPDVELEYEGLRIGFDLKTISMWDVKEDSLKSRLHREITMRDYHLSAGMYCNVADLDKFAWIFVNKDEGYHWVAVVWASESLLELGKLEYRQTIRAIANAMDTGEWPAPITEDYTDELNDYDLRRLDVLREMA, from the coding sequence ATGAGTGGTACTAATCCCGTATTTTTAGTCCGCAAAGCAAAAAAATCATCAGGCCAGAAAGATGCTGTTCTCTGGTGCAGCGATGATTTTGAAGCGGCAAATGCAACACTGGATTATCTCCTGATTAAATCTGGCGCAAAGCTGAAAGATTATTTCAAAGCTGTCGCTACTAATTTCCCTGTTGTTAACGATCTGCCGCCGGAAGGCGAATTGAGCTTAACCTTTTGCGATTTCTACCAGCTCGGCAGAGACAACATGACCTGGGCGCAAATTCCAGGCGTGACACTGCCATCATCTGAAGCCGTTGCCGCCGCCAGTCAGCGTATCGTTGATGGTGTTGATACCGAAACAGGCGAAGTGCTGGAAGACCATACAGAAACCTTTGGCAATGAAGAAGGCGTGAAGACATCAGGTTCCTCGCCGGAGCTGACTGTCGTTGCAACTATGCCATTCCGTCACCGCGTTCTCGCGCAACTCATTGGCGAAGGCGAATATCTCTATCATGTCGATACCGAGCAGAAAAAGGCCATTCGCGAACTGGAAATGGATACCGATAATTCGTATGTGCAGAATCTGTTGCTGGCTGCCGAGAATGTTCAGGAGTTCAAAAAAGCCATTGAGCATGACATTCATAAAGCAGTAAAAGCGGTTGTAACCGTATTCCCAATCGATGGAAGAATACCGGAACTGGCGCTTTTAATCCGGTTCCTTAAAACCTGGTTCGATACAGAATATATCGATCGCGGGTTACTTGTTAAAGAATGGGCTAAAGGAAATCGGGTATCTCAGATTCAGAGAACCACCAGCGGTACTAATGCCGGAGGCGGGATTAAAACTGACCGTCATCCAGAACTGAACCACGATCTCAACTCTCTTGATATTGAAATTGCTCTTGCCACTCTCCCGATGGATTTCAATATTTATGAGTGTCCGGGAAGCGTTTACCGTAGAGCAAAAGAAATCTTTCAGAAAAAAGAAAGTCCATTTAAAGAGTGGTCTGTAGCACTGCGCGAAACTCCCGGCATTCTTGATTACTCCAGAGCCGCTATTTTTGCTCTTATCCGCGGCGCTGGTGAAAACGTACATCATTTTCCGGTTAGTTTACGTCGCTACATCAACGCAAACCTGACCGAGAGTAATCACGAAAAACCGACAGCGGAAACCCTTTCTGCTGCCCGACATGTACCTGAAAAAGATGCAGTTGAAGAAATTGACCGTCTGGACGCAGAACGTGGTGAGTTCGTAGAAGGTATCAGCGAACCGACTGAAACCTCCGCACAACCTCAGGTTGGGAACCTGGGCGGCGGCATCTTCTCCATCGAAGGGCTGATGGGGGAAACCGCCTCAAATGAAGGCGAAAAAACGGAAGTGGAGGCCACCAGCGATGTGCAGGTTCAAGAAACTGACGGTGATGAAGAACAGGATACTGATGCGCTGCAGACAGACGAAAGCGATGCTGGCACTGTTGAAGAAACAGTTTCCGTAGAGTCAGCCGCAGATATCCTAGCAGCCGGCGCACCGAGTCTCGCAAACCCGGAACAGGACGATGTAAACCAGAATTCCGATTCTGTAAGCCAAAACATCGATTCTGTCAGCCATTCTGAGCCAGAAGTGCAACAAACCGAGCCAGAAGCGCAACAGGACGAACCAGATCCAGAACAAGCGTGGCCGGAATACTTTGAGCCTGGCCGTTATGAAGCCGTACCCAACGACGTTTATCACGCCGCAAATGGTATCAGTTCAACGATGGTGAAAGACGCACGAGTGAGCCTGATGTATTACGACGGCCGCCACGTATCTAAAACCATCAAGAAAGAACGTTCCAAAGTTCTGGATATGGGAAATCTCGTCCATGCGCTAGCGTTGCAGCCTGAAATTCTGGATGAAGAATTCAGCATTGAACCGGTTATCCCGGAAGGTGTTCTCACGACGACAGCAACGATCCGCGCAGTTATCGACGACTACAACAACAGTCTTCCGGCGCTGCTCAGTGCTGACGACATCAAGCGTTTCATCGAAGAGTACAACGCCACCCTGCCAGCACAGGTGCCGCTGGGTGCATCACTGGAAGAAACCGGGCATAGCTACATGGAATTGCCTGAGGAGTTCCAGCGTATTGATGACGGACAGAAACAAACCGCAGCAGCAATGAAAGCCTGCATCAAAGAGTACAATGCCACCCTGCCAGCACAGGTGAAAACCAGCGGCAGCCGTGATGCTCTGCTTGATCAACTGGCAATCATCAATCCTGATCTGGTTGCGCAGGAAGCACAGAAGCCCCAACCATTGAAAGTATCAGGAACCAAAGCGGATCTGATTCAGGCAGTAAAAGCCGTCAAACCTGAACTGGTGTTCGCCGACGAACTGCTTGACGCATGGCGCGAAAACCCGGGCGATAAAATCCTGGTTACCCGCCAGCAATACGCTACCGCGCTGGCTATCCAGTCTGCGCTCTATGCTCACCCTGAGGCAGGTAAGTTACTGCAAAACCCAACACGCGCCGTTGAAGTCAGCTATTTCGGCATTGATGACGACACCGGGCTTGAAATCCGCGTTCGACCAGATGTTGAACTCGAGTACGAAGGTCTGCGTATCGGCTTCGACCTCAAAACAATAAGTATGTGGGATGTGAAAGAGGATTCACTGAAATCACGACTTCACCGCGAAATTACTATGCGCGATTACCACCTGAGCGCCGGTATGTATTGCAACGTTGCCGACCTGGACAAATTCGCGTGGATCTTCGTGAACAAAGACGAAGGCTATCACTGGGTGGCTGTTGTCTGGGCTTCTGAATCACTACTGGAACTTGGAAAGCTTGAGTATCGACAGACCATTCGAGCTATTGCCAACGCTATGGATACAGGTGAATGGCCAGCACCAATCACCGAAGACTACACCGACGAATTGAACGATTACGACCTGCGCCGCCTCGATGTGCTGCGTGAAATGGCTTAA